From Granulicella cerasi, a single genomic window includes:
- the rbbA gene encoding ribosome-associated ATPase/putative transporter RbbA: MAQTSSVVRLQDVTHRYGKTLATDGVTLDIPEGKMVGFIGPDGTGKSTVLALIAGARKIQSGSVEVLGGSMADSGHRERVCPRVAYMPQGLGKNLYPTLSVLENIDFFGRLFGQSKSERMWHIDELLESTDLSAFRDRPAGQLSGGMKQKLGLCCSLIHDPDLLILDEPTTGVDPLSRRQFWELIDRIRSRRAGMSVIVATAYMEEAERFDWLVAMNAGRVLATGTAAEIRQRTGQTTLDAAFVKLLPEQDRQGHRTLVIPPRKPNAEVAIEARDLTRRFGKFTAVDHVTLTVERGEIFGFLGSNGCGKSTTMKMLTGLLPATEGTALLFGKSVSSDIETRRNVGYMSQAFSLYTELTVGQNLVLHAQLFQVPKEQIDGRVDEMVQRFDLASVIDQLPEGLPLGIRQRLSLAVAVIHKPAMLILDEPTSGVDPVARDTFWELMLDLSRSDGVTIFISTHFMNEAERCDRISLMHAGRILTTGTPADLVAKSGQKTLEDTFILYLEQAQASDAKHDATPETATQPAPTQAGNKTRQHRTFSLQRLLSYAYREALELRRDPIRITLALGGTLLLMFIIGYGINMDVDNLTFAVLDHDQSAASQDYALNLSGSRYFVEKPPISDYQEMDRRLRSGELSLAIELPPNYGRDLLRGAQPAIGVWLDGSMPQRAETALGYVQGMHGGYLSDLAVHRLGASTAGLYSLETRYRYNPDVESLIAMVPAVIPLLLIFIPSMLTALGVVREKELGSILNLYTTPVTKLEFLLGKQLPYIVVGMINFVLMTLMAVFLFRVPINGSLLALATGAVIYVTASTAFGLLTSTLMESQIAAIFGTAMGTLLPAVQFAGLLNPVSSLSGFGAFIGHIYPTTHFLTICRGAFSKGLSFSDLSGSFFALLATIPVLTIGSVLLLKKQGE, encoded by the coding sequence ATGGCTCAGACCTCTTCCGTGGTGCGCCTTCAAGACGTAACGCATCGTTACGGCAAGACGCTCGCCACCGACGGGGTCACGCTCGATATCCCCGAAGGAAAGATGGTCGGCTTTATCGGCCCCGATGGAACCGGCAAGTCTACCGTGCTGGCGCTAATCGCAGGAGCACGAAAGATCCAGAGCGGTTCTGTCGAAGTGCTGGGCGGCAGCATGGCGGATAGCGGCCATCGTGAGCGCGTCTGCCCACGGGTTGCGTACATGCCGCAGGGATTGGGAAAAAACCTCTATCCCACGCTCTCTGTGCTCGAAAACATCGACTTCTTCGGGCGCCTCTTCGGTCAATCGAAGTCGGAAAGAATGTGGCACATCGACGAGCTGCTTGAGAGCACAGACTTGTCTGCCTTTCGCGACCGTCCGGCGGGTCAGCTTTCGGGTGGCATGAAGCAGAAACTTGGCCTGTGCTGCTCGCTGATCCATGATCCCGATCTGCTGATCCTCGATGAGCCCACCACCGGTGTCGATCCTCTCTCACGTCGTCAGTTTTGGGAGTTGATCGACCGGATACGCTCGCGTCGTGCCGGCATGAGCGTGATCGTTGCGACCGCCTATATGGAAGAAGCGGAACGCTTCGACTGGCTGGTCGCCATGAATGCTGGCCGCGTTTTGGCCACAGGGACCGCAGCGGAAATACGGCAGCGTACCGGTCAAACGACACTCGACGCAGCGTTCGTGAAATTACTCCCGGAACAGGACCGGCAGGGCCACCGTACGCTTGTGATTCCGCCACGAAAGCCGAATGCGGAGGTGGCGATTGAAGCGCGTGACCTGACCCGGCGTTTCGGCAAATTTACCGCCGTCGATCATGTGACGTTGACCGTGGAGCGTGGGGAGATCTTCGGTTTTCTCGGATCGAACGGTTGCGGCAAGTCGACCACCATGAAGATGCTAACCGGACTTCTTCCGGCGACCGAAGGCACAGCACTGTTGTTCGGCAAATCGGTGAGCAGTGACATCGAAACCCGCCGCAATGTCGGATACATGTCTCAGGCGTTTTCGCTGTACACGGAGCTTACGGTCGGGCAGAACCTGGTACTTCATGCGCAGCTCTTTCAAGTGCCTAAAGAGCAGATCGATGGGCGTGTGGATGAGATGGTGCAGCGTTTCGATCTGGCCTCGGTCATCGATCAACTTCCTGAAGGATTGCCCTTGGGAATTCGCCAACGCCTGTCGCTCGCGGTCGCAGTCATTCACAAACCTGCGATGCTGATCCTCGACGAGCCGACCTCTGGGGTCGATCCGGTAGCACGCGACACCTTCTGGGAGCTGATGCTGGACCTCTCCCGGAGTGATGGCGTGACGATCTTCATCTCGACACACTTCATGAATGAGGCGGAGCGGTGTGACCGGATCTCGCTCATGCATGCGGGACGAATCCTGACCACCGGAACGCCCGCCGACTTGGTCGCAAAGAGCGGGCAAAAGACACTCGAGGACACATTCATCCTGTATCTCGAGCAGGCCCAGGCTTCCGATGCAAAGCATGATGCCACTCCGGAGACTGCTACTCAACCAGCTCCAACGCAAGCTGGGAACAAAACGCGACAGCACAGGACCTTCAGCCTGCAGCGGTTGCTGAGTTACGCCTATCGAGAGGCGCTGGAACTGCGGCGCGATCCCATCCGCATTACCCTCGCTCTGGGCGGGACGCTGTTGCTCATGTTCATCATTGGTTACGGCATCAATATGGACGTCGACAACCTGACCTTTGCGGTGCTCGACCACGACCAGAGTGCAGCCAGCCAGGACTATGCGCTCAATCTCTCCGGCTCACGCTACTTCGTAGAAAAACCGCCGATTTCGGACTATCAGGAGATGGATCGACGGCTCCGCAGCGGCGAGCTGAGCCTGGCCATCGAGCTTCCGCCGAACTATGGACGCGATCTTCTCCGGGGTGCCCAGCCGGCGATCGGCGTGTGGCTCGATGGCTCCATGCCGCAGCGGGCCGAGACGGCCCTGGGCTATGTGCAGGGCATGCATGGGGGCTATCTCTCCGACCTTGCGGTCCACCGCCTCGGCGCCAGCACGGCGGGTCTCTATTCTCTCGAAACAAGGTACCGCTACAACCCGGACGTGGAAAGCCTGATCGCGATGGTTCCCGCAGTGATTCCCCTGCTTTTGATCTTCATTCCGTCCATGCTGACGGCTCTTGGGGTCGTGCGTGAAAAGGAACTTGGGTCGATCCTCAATCTTTACACCACGCCGGTCACGAAGCTCGAGTTTCTACTTGGAAAGCAACTGCCGTACATCGTCGTTGGCATGATTAATTTCGTCCTTATGACCCTTATGGCAGTATTTCTGTTTCGTGTTCCAATCAATGGCAGCCTGCTCGCGCTTGCCACAGGCGCCGTTATCTATGTCACAGCGTCGACCGCCTTCGGTCTGCTCACCTCGACGCTTATGGAAAGCCAGATTGCAGCGATCTTTGGGACGGCTATGGGAACCCTACTGCCCGCAGTCCAGTTTGCGGGGCTGCTGAATCCTGTATCGTCTCTTTCCGGCTTCGGAGCATTCATCGGCCATATCTATCCCACCACACACTTTCTCACCATCTGCCGCGGTGCCTTTTCGAAGGGACTCTCCTTCTCCGATCTGTCTGGATCGTTCTTCGCCTTGCTTGCAACGATTCCGGTACTCACCATCGGCAGCGTATTGCTGCTGAAGAAGCAGGGAGAGTAG
- a CDS encoding HlyD family secretion protein: protein MAVLIVAVLATAGFIAWLRLRPKTLGPAFASGNGRVEATELDIASKNAGRITEMLVNDGDFVTAGQVVARIDTDVLQAQLQQAKAEEAEARNAIEAALSVVGQHQSEVAAANAVVSQREAEQVSAEKTAERTRVLSEQHAASIQEYEDDMARQKGSAAAVLAAKAQAAASKATVTAANSQVLEARSHVDAAIATENRLKSEIADNELRAARSGRVQFRIAQPGEVVSPGGKVLSMVDLSDVYMTFFLPETVAGKVAMGSEVHIVLDAAPQYVIPATVSFVANVAQFTPKTVETESERQKLVFRIKARIDPDLLRKHITQVKSGLPGVAYVRVDPSVPWPDNLKTRITQ, encoded by the coding sequence GTGGCTGTGCTGATTGTTGCTGTGCTGGCTACTGCGGGATTCATTGCATGGCTACGCCTGCGGCCGAAGACATTAGGTCCGGCCTTCGCGAGCGGGAACGGACGCGTGGAAGCCACCGAACTGGATATTGCGTCCAAGAATGCCGGACGCATTACCGAGATGCTGGTGAACGATGGTGACTTCGTCACCGCTGGCCAGGTGGTAGCCCGCATCGATACGGATGTCCTTCAGGCACAACTGCAGCAGGCAAAGGCGGAAGAAGCCGAGGCGCGGAACGCGATCGAGGCCGCGCTTTCGGTTGTCGGTCAGCATCAGAGCGAAGTCGCGGCCGCGAACGCTGTTGTCTCCCAGCGGGAGGCGGAGCAGGTCTCGGCCGAGAAGACCGCGGAACGCACCAGGGTTCTGTCTGAACAGCATGCGGCCTCCATCCAGGAGTACGAAGACGACATGGCTCGCCAGAAAGGAAGCGCGGCAGCTGTCCTTGCAGCCAAGGCGCAGGCCGCCGCTTCAAAGGCAACGGTCACCGCAGCGAACTCCCAGGTATTGGAAGCCCGCTCTCATGTGGACGCCGCTATCGCCACGGAGAATCGTCTGAAGTCAGAGATCGCGGACAACGAGCTGCGCGCTGCGCGGTCCGGAAGGGTCCAGTTCCGCATTGCCCAACCGGGTGAGGTCGTCTCCCCAGGCGGCAAAGTCCTCAGCATGGTCGATCTCAGCGATGTCTATATGACCTTCTTCCTGCCGGAGACGGTGGCCGGAAAGGTGGCGATGGGATCTGAAGTTCATATTGTGCTGGATGCTGCTCCGCAGTATGTCATCCCCGCCACCGTATCCTTTGTCGCCAATGTCGCTCAGTTCACACCAAAAACAGTCGAGACCGAAAGCGAGCGCCAAAAGCTTGTCTTCCGCATTAAGGCGAGGATCGATCCCGATCTGCTGCGCAAGCACATTACGCAGGTGAAGTCCGGCTTGCCCGGAGTTGCCTACGTTCGCGTGGATCCCTCTGTGCCTTGGCCTGACAACCTGAAGACAAGGATCACCCAATAA
- a CDS encoding ABC transporter permease, whose translation MLRSLGNIFHLGIKEFRSLYRDPAMLILIAWSFSLGIYVAAHAQPETLQRAPVAIVDEDRSQLSMNIIDSIYPPYFNAPTITTQQNADAGMNAGRYTFSVDIPPNFQRDVLAGRSPAVQVNVDATLVSQAFIGAGYLQSIVSGDVTDFAQRYRSVEAAPISLEPRMMFNPNLTQSWFSGVMEIINNVTMLSIILTGAALIREREHGTIEHLLVMPLTPFEIMVSKVWSMALVVLLAAAFGLEVMVKGALGVVISGSVPLFLAGVVISLLATTSMGIFLGTIARSMPQFGLLMILILLPLQILSGSLTPRESMPLLVQKIMRVAPTTHFVSLAQAILYRGAGFDVVWPQFLAMLGIAALFFTAALVRFRRSIGSMQS comes from the coding sequence ATGCTCCGCAGCCTTGGGAATATCTTTCATCTCGGCATCAAAGAGTTCCGGAGCCTGTATCGCGATCCTGCCATGCTGATCCTCATTGCGTGGTCATTCTCTCTCGGGATCTATGTGGCGGCTCACGCCCAGCCGGAAACGCTGCAACGCGCGCCCGTCGCCATTGTCGACGAGGATCGGTCCCAGCTATCGATGAACATCATCGATAGCATCTACCCTCCCTACTTCAATGCTCCGACAATCACCACGCAGCAGAACGCGGACGCGGGTATGAATGCTGGCCGCTATACCTTCTCCGTGGACATCCCTCCCAACTTTCAGAGGGATGTGCTCGCGGGGCGCTCGCCCGCGGTTCAAGTGAATGTAGACGCAACTCTGGTCAGTCAAGCCTTTATCGGTGCAGGCTATCTGCAGAGCATCGTGAGTGGCGATGTCACCGACTTCGCCCAGCGGTATCGTTCGGTCGAAGCAGCCCCTATATCGCTCGAACCGCGCATGATGTTCAACCCTAACCTCACACAGTCCTGGTTTTCCGGCGTGATGGAGATCATCAATAACGTCACGATGCTTTCGATTATCCTTACGGGCGCCGCGCTGATCCGCGAGCGCGAGCATGGAACCATCGAGCACCTGCTGGTGATGCCTCTTACGCCGTTCGAGATTATGGTCTCGAAAGTCTGGTCGATGGCCCTGGTGGTTCTTCTCGCCGCCGCATTCGGACTGGAAGTGATGGTCAAGGGAGCTCTCGGAGTAGTGATCTCCGGTTCCGTGCCGCTGTTTCTTGCCGGTGTGGTGATCAGCCTGCTCGCGACGACCTCCATGGGCATCTTCCTCGGTACGATTGCCCGCTCGATGCCTCAGTTCGGCCTGCTGATGATCCTCATTCTCCTGCCCTTGCAGATCCTCTCCGGTTCACTGACACCACGCGAGAGCATGCCGCTGCTTGTGCAGAAGATCATGCGGGTTGCACCCACCACGCACTTCGTGAGCCTGGCTCAGGCGATTCTTTACCGTGGGGCGGGATTCGATGTTGTGTGGCCACAGTTCCTTGCGATGCTTGGGATTGCCGCTCTCTTTTTTACAGCCGCGCTGGTGCGATTCCGGCGGTCGATTGGATCGATGCAATCATGA